One genomic segment of Nitrospirota bacterium includes these proteins:
- a CDS encoding 50S ribosomal protein L1, with the protein MGKKMTAAAAKVEPRVYGLKEAVGVVKQSAFAKFDESVDLALRLGVDPKRSDQMVRGTSVLPHGTGKKVRVLVFAKGEKEQEARAAGADYVGSDDLMEKIKGGWMDFDQAISTPDLMGSVGKLGKVLGPRGLMPNPKTGTVTFEVGRAVAEIRKGRVEYKVEKAGIVQVPVGKVSFDEQRLYENAHTILEAVMKAKPASCKGRYLKSATISSTMGPGVKLDVAAISKQWS; encoded by the coding sequence ATGGGCAAGAAAATGACAGCAGCAGCAGCCAAGGTGGAGCCGCGCGTCTATGGGCTCAAGGAGGCTGTCGGCGTCGTCAAGCAGTCGGCCTTCGCCAAGTTCGACGAGTCCGTGGACCTGGCGTTGCGGTTGGGAGTTGACCCCAAACGGTCCGACCAGATGGTGCGCGGCACTTCCGTGTTGCCCCACGGCACCGGCAAGAAGGTCCGGGTGTTGGTGTTTGCAAAGGGCGAGAAAGAGCAGGAGGCGAGGGCGGCCGGAGCCGATTATGTCGGATCCGACGATTTGATGGAAAAGATCAAGGGTGGCTGGATGGATTTTGACCAAGCCATCTCAACCCCCGACTTAATGGGCTCGGTCGGGAAGCTCGGCAAGGTGTTGGGGCCACGAGGACTGATGCCCAACCCAAAAACCGGCACGGTCACGTTTGAAGTGGGAAGGGCAGTTGCGGAGATCCGTAAGGGCCGGGTGGAATACAAGGTCGAGAAAGCGGGCATCGTGCAAGTGCCGGTCGGCAAGGTGTCCTTCGACGAACAGCGGCTCTATGAAAATGCCCACACGATCCTGGAGGCTGTGATGAAGGCCAAGCCGGCCTCGTGCAAGGGACGTTATCTGAAGAGCGCGACGATCTCCAGTACGATGGGGCCCGGCGTGAAGTTGGATGTTGCAGCAATCAGCAAGCAGTGGAGTTGA